Within Vicia villosa cultivar HV-30 ecotype Madison, WI linkage group LG1, Vvil1.0, whole genome shotgun sequence, the genomic segment tggaaattgaaatgttaacttttataaagaatattttctttatttagtatgcttaaagagtttcctgaggacactggttagcaagaccctattaataaataaatattataaataacaaaaatctaaattgAGGTGTCACAtgaagtctcaagtccaacaaAAAATTTAGAAGCATTTCTTGAGCATGCATTGTAGGCAACGACAGATGTCTAAGCTAAGGTTCGCCTAGTTGAAATTTTTGTGTAGATTTGAGGAACGGAAGGGGTTGAAACAATTCATAACTTGTCCTGGGTTGAACATCATCTTAAAGTATATGAACAAATGAAGAAATTGTTAGGACTTGATCGTTCGTTCCTTGAGGAGGAGGTGGAAGATTCTTGTATGCTTCAGTGGCAGCAGGGGCTTGCCGTTAGACGGAAGAGCAAGTAGCTTTAGAAGCCTTCATCGCTGACGGATTTGATGGAGGATTTGAATCTGAAGAAAGTGATCTGAAAATAGAGATTTGTGCTTCAATTTAATGAGATTTGAATTTCTAATTAAGGTAATTTGATTGAATCAAAAGATGTTTGATCGTGGAAAGTCGTAAAAATTAGAAATCAATTTTCCACCAACGGCGTCAATGCTTTTGTACTAGAACTAGATTTGATCAGCAAGTATAAGTTCAAAGTTGGTTGCAGTGGTTCTAAGCTTCTGATGCATTAGAAAGGAAACTGACTTGATTTTCACTCCAACATTCAAATTAGTAAGAGATTGAAAAGTAGTGTTTGAAtgagaaaatatttaaatacatgTGAAATGGCACACTTTCCTCTTTAAATATGAGAAATGATTGATAACTGCACGCGTGTGGAACCGTGTGAGATGCAATAAATCGTTGGATTAATCAGTGCTTTCTCATTGAGCCTTTGTCTTCTAGAACTTGCAGGTGATCAGGTGATAAAAAGTATATTGAATAATGAGAGAATTGTAGTTTCCCTCTAATACAACACTTATatacttaataacaacaactaattAACTAGACTAAACAACAAATTAATCTAATATATCTCTAATACATTGTTAAGTAAAGAACTCACAGAATTAAATAAGAAATGAGATTTTTAGTAGTTCATAGTGTGTTTGAATTATCCTTATGCAGTGTTTAGATGTATGGAGCAAAGTGCTAGAAGATACTAGTATGAGAGGATTCCAATAAATATTTCACTTGCTAACATAATTAGTGTTTATCACGACACCAACACAATAACAAAGTCTTCAATTTTCTTAATTAGTACAATTAACTTAGCCATCATATTCAACTTCTGTGAGTAATGATCATGCAGTGGTGAAAATCATCATAAACTTTTTAAACCTGGTATCTTCTGTATCTAATTTGCTCGCAGAAGATAACTACATcagaaaattcaacaaaataataacATTAGAAGGGCATTCTTTCAGGCTTTAATATGTCATCTGTTATAAACCTTGTCCGTGACTAGTTTCTATCTTCATTATAGAAACCTATTATAGAAACCTTAGTCTTTACCCCGACTCAAATGTACTAAAGATTAAGATTAtcctgatgatgatgatgatgatgatgatgattggtagcAAGAGGATGATACCaaagggaggaggaggaggaggacttctggtggtgatgatgattggtagCAAGGGGATGATACCAAAGGGAGGAGGAGGGGGAGGACTTCTAGTGGTGGCGGCGGTGATGTAGGTAGGCCTAAGGGGGGAGATTCAGAATGGTAATGTTGAAAATGGTGGTGGTGATGGTGGTCGCGATGACAGTGTTGGGTCGATCAAGGAGGAGGGGTGCTGCAAATTTGGGCAAATTAGATTTGAATGGGGGTTTAGCAATGAGGTGGAAGAATCTGCTGCTGCTGCTGGGACGAAAGACCATAACGTGAATAAAACGGGTAAATAAACCATAAATAATCTCCAATATGTATGAGTGTCATTAAACTACATGAGCAGTTAATTGTGCCAACGGCGTGAGCTGTTTGAAACAATGACTATTTCCAAATTTGGGATTGGAAGCAGTAGACTAACAACAAACCGGGATTAATCGAATGAGAAGAAGACATATGCGCAATACAATGTTATACTGAATGGAAGCACAAACTAGTACTTCCAAGATAAAAGCTCCCTGAGAGAATTTTAGCTTTCTTCAACTTTTTCAGCTGCTAACATTTAAACAATTGAACAAAGGGAAACAACTATCAAGATAGAACTTATTCTTCAGAAAACCTTTATTTTACGAAACAAGATAGCAAAACCCGCAGAAACAACAAAGAAAAAATCAATAGAAGCGACTTAAGAAATCAAGCCTTGTGATCTATCAAGGGGACAAAACATGAACGACCAAAAATAAAACACGCAAATGCATTCAGAGAATCATTAACAAGCATGGTTATTGCAGCCCTACACATAGTAAGTAAAAATCTAATGAACATCATACATACGGCGTGGAGTCAAAGACAGAGTAAAACACTCGCGTGCGCACGTGTGTGAGAGACTCGATCAAAACTTGAAATTGAATGAGTAATATATCCTTCCTAATTCAGATGAGATAAATTAATCATACTCAGATAGTTCAAAAAACAAAGTAACAAGGTTGTTATAAGACTAATAAAGATAGGAATTCACAAAAGAAATGCTTCAGcataaattttaacaaaatacATGTAGCACCTACATtgtacaacaacaataataaatcaGGCACCTTAAAAAGACTAATGACCCTTAACCTTATCATCTGCAACACCATTTAGAATTGGTAAGCTATTAAGGAACTCATCAAGCCCTTCAAAAAACCCAATCCCTTCAATATTATCCTCAGGATTTCCTGTCCCATTCACATACCGTTCTTTCACTCCGGCGGCAGCAGCAGCTTCTTCCACCTCATTGCTAAACTCCACATTCAGGTCCAATTTACCCAAATTGGCAGCACCCCTCCTCCTCGAACCACCCAACACAGCTTTCTTACAAGCTTCAACGTTGATCAGCTTCGTAGGCACAGAAGCAGGATCAACAGCCTCACCATCATCCACGTTCTCGCCACCACCACCATCGCTAGCATTACCTTTCTGAACGCCTCTCTTGGGCCTCCCAGTATCAACAGGCCCCCTTTCACCACCACTACCTCCAACAGTCCTTCTTCttttcctcctcctcctcacCTTCTTCCTCCCTTTACTATCATCCCCTCtccaccaatcatcatcatcagtaTCATCCTCAGTTTCATCAGAAAGCTCCGCGAAAGCCGCACACGTATCATGATCATGATAAACAACAGGCTCTCTTTGATAAACCCCCCTCTTAGAAGAACCACCTTTCATACTACAAGGAAACAAAGTCGAAACAGGGTTCCACTCCGAAGATGACCCACTAATATCCTTAAAATCCCCACTAAACCCTAACGGAATATACCCAAAGCTACAAAACTTACTACCATCTTCACCCAACTCCGGTGGCGACCTAACCACCACCGCATGAAACCCCTTCCTACAATTCTGACACCGAAGTGTACACTCCTGATAAACATTAGGATACTCAAACATCGCATAACAGTAAGGACACGCCGTCCAGAAGCTTCCAACTTCTGTCTCAGCTGTCTCAGCAGGCTTAGGCCTAGTCGGCTCGTCGACATTGCTCCGACTCGGCCTCGGCCCGCTGTTTCGCTCCTCGGCAACTAAGTTAGCTTTGTTGAAAGACCCAGGGTTAGGGTTGTTCCTTTGTTGGAAGTCATGATTCTGATTGACCTGAACTGAAGGAGGAGGAGGTTGAATATGTTGTTGTGGTAACGGCGGTGGTTGAATAGGTTGTGGTGGCGGTGGAGGCTGTGGCGGTTGAATAGGTTGTGGTGGCGGTGGTTGAGTAAGAAAATGAAGCTGTTCATCATACAAAGCCTTTTTATGCGGATTTGAGAAAATGGACCAAGCATCATGAACGAGAGAAAAAGCGTGAGCAGCGAAAGCGAACGGATTCCGGTGAGGGTCGAGGAGAACGGCGAGACGGCGGAACTGAACGGCGATGTACTCAATGTTCTGAGTGTAACGAAGAGTTTGAAGAATGGCGTAGTAATCGAGATGTTCTTTGATCTGAACTTCGCCGGCTAGAAGAGTGTCGATAACCGCTAAGAGAAGCTCGGTGGCTTCGAATCGCGGGTCGGATTCACGTGCGCGGATGGCGAATGAGCGTGCGCCGTGTAGGTCACGCGCGCTGAGGAGCTTGTTGGCTGTGTAGAGCCATCGTTCTGCTTCGCCTCTGTTGGTTCCGTCCATTTGAGTTTTTGTTTAGTGAGTTTGAAGTGAGTTTGAGGTTTGAAGATGGTTTTGGGTTTGGATGGTGAATCTGAGTTGGTGAAGACAGAGTTAATGGAAATGGGAGACAGGAGGAGAGAGAGATGAGTGGACGAGAATGGACATGGATTGACTACATGCAAGGGTTGTGGGTGAGGGTAGTTTCGTCATTGGGATGCTAGTTTACAAACGAGTATCACATGGAGGTGGGAGAGAGAGTGTGATGACATACTATTATTATTGGTACATGACATTTGTTGACCTTGACCTTGTGTTTTTTTGACATGAAAAAACATATACATACACCTTTGTGGTTGTGTTTAGGGGGTGGGGTGACGTGAGGGTGGGTGTGTATAAGTAAGTAAAATAGACATAGTTAGAAAGGTGTACTAAGGCTAGCATTGTTTCAATATTTGACTTTAAAATACTGCATTTTTACTAATTTAATCTCATAAATGTATTGGAAATCGTGTATAGAGTAAAAATTAAAGGGCATAATTGGAAGAAAAAAACAATCATTACTACATTGAAAAGTGAAAAGTAAGAATGACattcattttaaaacaaattttatttgttaaaacgacattcattttaaaacggagggagtagtacTCTCTAACGTCTTTGTTAATTGAAATTTAAATAGGTGCTATTAAATTTATATAGATTTACAAGTGTTTGATTTCATCGTGACATTTAATAGTAACTAAGAGATGTTCAATAGAATATATAGAGAGTTTCGTTCAATAACCATAATTATTTGTGTAGATCTTTGATGTAGTGGTGTGAGTTATTCTAGTGTGATTGCGCGGAGTGAAGTTGCAATAATGACACTTTTAGGTTAAGTCGATTTTGCATAAAGTGGTGGAGTGAATTACAGGTCAAAAATCATACTTGTTTTGGCTCAAATGGTGGTAATTAAGTCGTTGGCGAAATTGGGTATTCCTTATATTAAGCCAGAAGTCGACTCATAACAAATGCCTTTACAAGGCTTGATATGTCCTGGTGCATGAAAGTCTTCCAAGTAATTGGGTCGGGTTCATCAAGTTTTCATCATGTGTTCAACGGCAGAAAAGGTCTAGTGACAGCTTCATTAAATGCACATCTCATCATTGAGATGTTTTGAAGTTGACTTCGCATGTAGCCCTAGATTTATAGGTTAGGAAGTGACGCTTCTACCTAGGGCGTTCGAGTGCACTCTAGTGTGGTTACATTTTCGAGGCATCATCTAGATCGTTGATTTTTCATCTTCCATTTACCTTCATTTTGGTGTATTAATTTGTTTATCCCTTTTATAATATAAGGTTTGCTCtgacatttcaaaaaaaaattattccctCTCATACTTGACCTTAGCATTCATGTGACCCATTTCTTATTCATCTTCAGCATTTTGGTGATTCTTGTTCCTTTCTATCTTCCTTTCTTGTTATGGCTATTGCATTATCAAACTGTTTCTGCTTTAACTAGTTTCTTCGCTTCATTTTATTGTTCAGGTTAGTgatggcaacgggtgcccgcgggtgcgggttttatactacccaaacccgcacccgaaattaccacccgaacccgaactcaaacccaaaagctattcgggtgacaaaataacacccacgcccacacccgctggattcgggttttttcacccaaacccaaacccgcaacaaaatacataaaatatatttttcctacaattttcttacaaATTTCCACAAAAACaatagtattatatatatatatatatataatattatataatatatatatattatatatatataaatatataatatatatatatatattaaaaaatatattatatataatatatatatatataaaatatatattatataatatatatatatatatatatatatgtatatatatatatatatatatatatatatatatatatatatatatatatatatatatatatatatatatatatattcgggtgtgattttgggtttcgggcgcgggtttcacactacccaaacccgcacccgaaatatcgggtggcacccaaacccaaacccagtcaactcgggttttcacccgttgactcgggttcgggtgcgggtggatTCCGTGGGTTCGGGTGTGTTTGCCATCCCTAGTTCAGGTACCATTATTTAaccctttttattttgtttgttggtTATTGGCTCCAACCCTTTCTTGTTATTGGCTCCAACCTTTTTTTTGTATCGGGTGATAGTCAAGGGTCTGGAGGAGGTTATGTTGAAAGAGAAGATGGTCTTCTTAGCTCTTCTGAAGGGGATGGAGAGGGGAACTCCCGTACTCTGGCTTATATGGAAGCAGTTGTACCCTCTCATACTTGACCTTAGCATTCACGTGACCCATGTCTTATTCatcttcaacattttgatgattcTTGttcctttctatctttctttcttATTAGGGCTTTCACATCGTCAAACTTTTCCTGCTCTAATTAGTTTCTTCGATTCATTTAATTGTTTAGGTACCattctctaaaaaaaaaatattttgtttgttgttttatccCATTTTAGCGTTTGTCATGGTTTAATTATGAGGTGTGCCTGAGAACATAATTGAAGCTTGTGGGCATTTTGTTACCTTAAAAATCTTTTAAGGTATTTAGGTGGCTTAATTAATGAAGGAGTCCTATGAACTAAAGGATTGTGCCTTACAAAGAGTGAATTGTAAGGGAGTTGAGGTCGAAAATGGAGAAGAGTTGAAAATTGTTATAAGTAAGCAAAAGGAGAAGTCGACATGATGGACGAACAAGGTGGTCGAAATTGTGTCTGTCGACCGCAATAAGAATTGAAACTTATAAAAAGTTTTGATTATGTCTACAGGCTAGAGGTTGGCGTCGAAACAAGGGCTTGAGCgggataaatttgaaatttgaaagtaCCAACAGTTACAGAAGGAGTATTTTAAAACATGCGCCAAAGACGTGGGGAGCAGTTATTTTAAGACGTGTAAAACGTTTAGTAGGTTTTAGTCTGTAGGTAATTAGTTTGTAGTCATTGTAAATAAGAGGTCCAACGAAGGACTTTAGGTGTTCACTTGTACTAAATCACTTGTAAAAACTTCACATTCCAAGCCTTTTTTTAGTATCGGGTGATAGTCAAGGGTCTGGAGGAGGTTATGTTGAAAGAGAAGATGGTCTTCTTAGCTCTTCTGAAGGGGATAGAGAGGGGAACTCCCGTACTCTGGCTTATATGGAAGCGGTTGTACCCTCTCATACTTGACCTTAGCATTCATGTGACCCATTTCTTATTCATCTTCAACATTTTGGTGATTCTTGttcctttctatctttctttcttATTAGGGCTTTCACATTGTCAAACTTTTCCTGCTCTAATTAGTTTCTTCGCTTCATTTAATTGTTTAGGTACCattctctaaaaaaaattattttgtttgttgttttatccCATTTTAGTATTTGTCATGGCTTAATTAGGAGGTGTGCCTGAGAACATAATCGAAGCTTGTGGGCATTTTGTTACCTTAAAAATCTTTTAAGGTATTTAGGTGGCTTAATTAATGAAGGAGTCCTATGAACTAAAGGATTATGCCTTACAAAGAGTGAATTGTAAAGGAGTTGAGGTCGAAAATGGAGAAGAGTTGAAAATTATTATAAGTAAGCAAAAGGAGAAGTCGACATGATGGACGAACAAGGTGGTCAAAATTGTGTCTGGCGACTGCAATAAGAATTGAAACTTATAAAAAGTTTTGATTATGTCTATACGCTAGAGGTTGGCGTCGAAACAAGGGCTTGAGCGggataaatttgaaatttaaaagtACCAACAGTTACAGAAGGAGTATTTTAAAACGAGCGCCAAAGATGTGGGGAGCAGTTATTTTAAGACGTGTAATAGGAATACATGTTGTAAGATCAAAAGTCATATAAGGTGAACACACATATTATATAAGGTTGTTTAAGCACTTTTGGGGGAAAAAACCGCATGTGAGAGTTTGTGACCAAAATAATCGTACATATGTTCAAAGGGGACAAAAATGTCCTAAAACTTCATCtataacaaaatataaataaaaacgaGTTAAAGAAACATTGATATTATTAAGTATATTTAGCACATATTTTCTTATTTGCTCTTATTTAACAATTTGTGATCTAATGTTCATCATATGACTTTGATGTCGTCTCTGAACTTGTTTGGATGTGTCTCTGGTATTCATAGTGTAACAAATAATTGTCTTTGATGGATATATGTTCTCTTATCAAATTGAACTTAGTTGAATCTAGAATATGGTTTAATACAATCATTCATTTTTAAACGCCACAATGATAATCATTACACGTTCTTTTAATATGATTATATTAGTTGGTCGTGAAATATAATCGAAAATGAAGGACGATAATTGAAGTCAAATGATAGAAGTAACCGGACATTATGTTACTCTTAAGAAAAATATAAACTTCGTATATTAAAACACCACAAGAAACAAGTGGCAAACTTAAACAAGCTCATCTTCCATCTCCCACTTTCATATTCGTATATAAATAATCTAAATATAACCATTTAcactaaaaaaacattaaatataaGTTCAAATgtctatatattttatatttattaatttataaaacgacaaaaaatgataaaaaacacactataattcaaaatataaaatatactagtaacaaa encodes:
- the LOC131598540 gene encoding uncharacterized protein LOC131598540 gives rise to the protein MDGTNRGEAERWLYTANKLLSARDLHGARSFAIRARESDPRFEATELLLAVIDTLLAGEVQIKEHLDYYAILQTLRYTQNIEYIAVQFRRLAVLLDPHRNPFAFAAHAFSLVHDAWSIFSNPHKKALYDEQLHFLTQPPPPQPIQPPQPPPPPQPIQPPPLPQQHIQPPPPSVQVNQNHDFQQRNNPNPGSFNKANLVAEERNSGPRPSRSNVDEPTRPKPAETAETEVGSFWTACPYCYAMFEYPNVYQECTLRCQNCRKGFHAVVVRSPPELGEDGSKFCSFGYIPLGFSGDFKDISGSSSEWNPVSTLFPCSMKGGSSKRGVYQREPVVYHDHDTCAAFAELSDETEDDTDDDDWWRGDDSKGRKKVRRRRKRRRTVGGSGGERGPVDTGRPKRGVQKGNASDGGGGENVDDGEAVDPASVPTKLINVEACKKAVLGGSRRRGAANLGKLDLNVEFSNEVEEAAAAAGVKERYVNGTGNPEDNIEGIGFFEGLDEFLNSLPILNGVADDKVKGH